The Streptomyces sp. NBC_00569 genomic sequence CATGGACGTACGGATCGGCGGCGAAGTACCCGAACTCCGCTGCCGTGGCCCGGTATTGGCCCGGGCCTTCGGGGCGCACGCGGCGCTCACGTTCGACGCGGTAGCGCTCGCGCAGGTCGGCGGTCTCCTGCGGGGTGGGCGGGGTGTCGCACTGCGGCAGGGGCATGAGGCGGGTTCCTCTCGTGGGGGGAGGTGTGCTGGTCGCCGCGGGGGTTGGGGCGGTGGCCCTCGCGGGGCGTCCCGCGCGGTCACCGGTACCGTAACCCAAGAACCGGACAACACTGTCCGGTTGCGATGCGGGGCCTGCCTCACACGGCCCCGCCGGAGCGCCACGACACGAAGGGCCCGCGATGTCGAACCTCACCCCCAATTCCCCGCTGCGCGACTGGCTGTCGGACCCTGCCGCCGGGCAGGTCCTGCGCGGTCTTGTGGCCTCCCAGGGGCAGAGCGAGCAGGCCCTGGCCCCCGCCCTCGGCCTGCCGTTGGAGCAGCTCGTGAAGATGTCCGGCGGGAAGTTCCCGTCGGAGCTCGTGGACGTGCTGGTCACCGCCGCCGAGACCGGCCGGGTCCCCGAGGGCCTGCCCACCGCTCCCCCGACCGACACCGCAGCGGCCGCGGAGCCCGACCTGGGCGTCGAGATAGGCGCCCCCGAGCCCTGGACCGAACAGATCACGCCCGGTCGCTTCAGCGGCCAGACCGTCGTCGTCACCGGGGCCGCCTCCGGCATCGGAAAGGCCGTCGCCTCGCGCATCGTGCGAGAGGGCGGCCGCGTGATCGCCGTCGACGTCTCCGCCGACGGCCTCGCGGCCCTTGCCGCCGACCTGGGCGAGGCGGTCGTGCCCCTCACCGCCGACATCACCGTGCCCGCGTCCGCCGACTCCGTCCTGGCTGCCGTCGGCGGTCGCGTGGATGCCCTGGCGAACGTCGCCGGCGTCATGGACGACGACGCCGCAGTGCACGAGGTCGACGACACCATCTGGGATCGCGTCATGCGCATCAACGTCGACGGCCCCATGCGCCTGATGCGCGCCGTCGTGCCGGGCATGCTCGCCGCCGGCGGAGGCCGCATCGTCAACATCGTCTCCGAGGCCGCCCTGCGCGGCTCGGCCGCCGGCGCCGCCTACACCACCTCCAAGCACGCCTTGGTGGGCCTGACGAAATCGTCGGCCTACCAGTACGCGGGCACCGGCGTGCAGGTCAACGCCGTCGCCCCGGGCGCGGTGGCCACCGGAATCCACGTCCCCGCCGCCGCCCCGTACGGCTCGGCCCGCACCGCGAAGATGCGCGTCGCGATCCCCGGCCTCGCCATGGCCGAGGAGCTGGCCGCGTCGATCACGTTCCTGCTCAGCAAGGACGCGGTGAACCTCAACGGCGCGATCCTGCCCTCCGACGGCGGCTGGTCGGCCGCCTGACAGCTGCCCGGTCAGAGCCTCGGTGCCGAACATCCCGATGGGAAGACCCAGTTGCCGAACTCCCCCGCCCCGGCCGGGAGTACGTCTCCTGCACGTCACGACGTCCGGACATCCGGGCGACAGGAAGGAGCACATCACCGTATGACCATGTTCCGTACGCCCCGTGCCTTGGCGGGTCTGGCCGTCCTCGGCCTCCTGGCCCTGACCGGGTGCGGCACCCAGACTGCCGGCCACACCGCCACCCCGGCCTCGAAACCCGCGTCGTCCGGCGAGGGCAGAAGCATCCGGGCCACCCAGCTCGCGCACGTGACCGACGTGCACGAGGCCACCGGCATGACCCTGCTTGAGGGCCCGGTCCTGATCGGGGACGGCAGCCTGTACGTCGTCGACGTCACGGCACCTCCGGGCGAGCCCAAGCTCATCTCCGTCGATGTGGTCACCGGCAAGCACGAAGGCGTCTACACCGACAAGACCGGCGCCTACACCTCCGCGCAGATCAGTCCGCACGACCACCGCGTGTACCTGACCGACTTCGCCACCGGTTCGATCGTCAGCGTCGCGCAGGACGGCTCGCGGCCGCGCACGTTCTTCTCGGGTGACGTCGACGGCTCCAGAATGACGCCGGACGACATCGCCTTCGACGACGAGGGCAACGTGTACGTGAGCGACGCGCACGGCACGGAGCCGGACGAGACCGACGGCCGCATCGTGCGCATCGACCGTGACGGCACGAAGACCACCGTCCTCGCCGACGGGCTCGCCCAGCCCAACGGAGTGATGTTCGATCCCGAACTGCGCGGCCTCTGGATCAGCGAGCTCTCCGAGGACACCGTCTCCTACCTGCTGCTCGACGCCGACAAGACCGCGGTGACCTCCCAGCACGAAGCCATCCACGTCGACGGCGGCCTGGCCCAGACCGACTCCATCGCCGTGGACGCCGACGGCAACCTCTACCAGGCGCTGCACGGCCGGCCCGCCATCGCCGTGTACAGCGAGTACGGAGCGCGTCTGGCCACTGTCGAGGTTCCCGCCGCGAAATCCGAGGGTCTGAAGTCGGCGACCAACGTCGCGATCGCTCCGGGAGACACGAAGGCCTACATGACCGTCAGCGGCCCCGCCGGCGGGTACGTCTTCGGGTTCACCGCACTGGCCAAGGGCATCCGCCAGTCCAACGGCGGATGACGGTCACACGTCGACGACCTCCTCGCAGGGTCGCAGCGGCCCCACCTCGACGCCGAGCAGTTGCCAGGCAGCCAGGGCGACGCGCTCCCGTTCCGCCGGGGTGGGGCCGGCGACGGCGCCGGAGACCATCGCGACGGCGAGCATGACGTCGTCGGCGGACAGCCGATGCCTGGCAGGCAGACACCGGGCCAGGACACCGCGGACGCGCTCGGACAGCGCGCGGGCCTGCTCGCCGTCGCCGCGCACACGCAACAGGTCGACGAACGCCGTCGAGCGGGTCAGGTGCCAAGTGACCACGCCCAGAACACCCTTGAGACTCGCGCCCGGCTCGGCGCCGGCCCGCTCGATCTGCTGGACGTTCTCGTCCAGAACGGCGGAGGCCAATGCGAAACGGTCGGCGAAGTGCCGGTAGAGACTGCCCTGCCCCACCCCCGCGCGGCGAGCGACGGCGGACAACGGGGCGTTCAGGCCCTGCTCGGCGAAGACCTCGCGGGCGGCGGCGATGAGAGCGGCCCGGTTGCGGGCCGCGACCCGCCGCCCCTGGTTGGCCGGGCGGCCCTGGCCGGCAGCTCCGCCGCGGTCGGAACCCGCGCGGCCGCCGCGCACCACGGCCGAGCCCCGCGTTGCCGGCTGCGGGTCCTGTGGCTCGCTGGGATTCGTCACACCGGCAGCGTAGTACGAGCGCAGGGCGCACCGGCCCGACAGCTCATCTGCCGCCACCCGGCTTTTCGCAGATCAGAGGGCGTCCGCGTCGGAAGACACCCGAACTGCGCCGGGCCTGGCCCCACTCCACCGGGTCGCCGCCGTCGTGCGGCGAAGGAAGCCGCCGCGTCAGCTCTGTGCGGCGGACACCGTCCACAGGTTGGTCTTCCCGAGGACGGCCTGCATCGCGAACGTGTTGTCGTAGGGGATCTCGGCTTCGTCGGTGATCTCCTCGACATCCAGCACCTCGCCGTTGGTGAAGGTGCCCGCTGCGATCCAGTACTGGGGATGCGGCGTGAAGACCAGCTTCGCTCCTGGGACCGCCTGCGCCGCGAAGACGGGAGCGCCGTCCATGCCGATCCCGACCGAGGCGGTGTCGTCCGGCACGCTGGCCAGGACCTGGATGCCGAGGCCACCCAGGGGGTGCCACCACCGGAGGCGGGCACGAACCCGTAGTTCCCGTTGTCGAAGTCGAAGCCGGTCTGGTTCCGGAGCTGGTCGTCGGGGTCGGCCGCCGCCTGCTCCCAGTCCATGAACGGGATGCCGCTCATGAGCGGGCCGGTCACCCCCCATACGAAGCTGCAGTCCATGGACCACGTAAAGGTCACCGTGCGGCCCGGAAGGGCGGGCGCGACCAGCCAGGCGAGCGACTGCGCGGTCGGGACGCCGAGGCCGACCGCTTTCTGGAACAGGCAGATGTCCTGGAACTGCGTCGAGTTGTTCGTGGCTGTCAGGGTGTACTGCGTCGCCGCGGCGGCACGCGGTGTGCCGACGGCGGCGGGCACGGCCAGGGCGCCGGCGCACACGGCGCCGCCGACGAGGAACCTCCGCCGGGAGAGTGCGGAATCCTGCTGGCGAGGTGGCACGCCCGCCTCCTTCGATGGATCGCCGGCGCCGCGGTCGGCGCGAAGCGCGCTGAAGTCCACTCCCAGACTGGCTGCCGGAACCGGACCGCGACCGGTGTACCGAGTACCGCTCGGCCGGACGGTCGCGCGTCTTCACCCGTCCGTGGATCCGTCCGCGGAAACCAAGGCCGGCCGACAGCGGTCCGAACCTTTCTCATCAGCTCCCGCCACCCCTCGATTAATCCGAAAGCACATCAATATCGCGCGGCCCTGCGCTGCCGCATAGAGGAATGCTGACCACCTCGCCTGCCCCCAACTCGACTTCAGCGCAGAATAGTTGAGCCTTTTGGTGTATCAAATGCCATAGACGGCGGTCCCCGTTTTCCATTTCCACTTCCCTTTCTACTTCCATCGGGCAGCGTTCACTCGTTCGAGTGGGGCACAGGAAAGGCTCTCGGGTTGAAATCTTCAACCGCCTTAATCTCCAAAGGCACCATAAATGTTCCAGACCATGCCACCACTGATTTCCATTTGATTGGGTCAGATCTCACCGGTGGACGGGAAATGCCTGCGGGCGAGTTTCTCTTTGCAGCCGACAGCCTTTCCCCACTGCGCATGAAGGGAAGTACTGCGTATGGAGCGGACATCGCTGGTCGAGCTGCCTCGCCGGCACCGGCCAGAAGTACAGAAGGCACACCAGGGGGTGGCCCGGCTGCTTTCGCACGTGCGGATGTGGATGCTCGCGTTGGTCGTGGCGACGGCCGGCGGAGTTCCGCCGGCCGCGGTGGCCACCCCTGCGGCCGCCCGTGCCGCGGTCGACACGATCCCGGTCGGCGACAACCCACTTGGCGTGACGGTGAGCCCGCTGGGGAACCGCGTGTACGTGGCCAACGCAGGTGACGACTCGGTGTCGGTGATCGGCAGGCCCAGCAACACAGTGCTCGCGACCATCCCGGTCGGCGACTCCCCGGCCGGGGTGACTGTGGGCGGGCTCGGGACCCTCCTCTACGTGACCAACCAGGGTTCGGACTCGGTGTCGGTGATCAGCACCCTCACCAACAGGGTGGTCACGACGATTACGGTCGGCGACACCCCGCGAGGAGTCGCCGTGGGCGGGCTCGGTACTCGCCTCTACGTGGTCAACGCGGACTCGGACACGGTGTCGGTGATCAACACCCTCACCAACACGGTGATCGCAACCATCCCGGTCGGCGACACCCCGGCGGGGGCGGCGATGGGCCGGGCCGGAACCCGCCTCTACGTGACCAACGCGAGCTCGGACACGGTCTCGGTGATCAACACCCTCACCAACACGGTGATCGCGACCGTCCCGGTGGGCCACAACCCACTTGGCGTGACGGTGAGCCGGGACGGAACTCGTCTCTACGCAGGGAACCTTCTTGGGAACTCGGTGTCGGTGATCAACACGATCACCAACTCCGTGGTCACGACCGTCCCGGCCGCTGACGGTCCGGGCGCGGTGACGGCAAGCCCCACCAAGAACCGCCTCTACGTGGTCCACGGGGGCTCGGGCACGGTGACGGAGATCGACTCGGACACCTACGCGGTGATCAGGACCGTCCCCGTCGGCGACAGCCCGGGTGGGGTGGCGGTGAGCCCGGACGGCAAGAGCGTCTACGTCACCAGCCAGAACGATGACACGGTGACGGCAATCGCCACGTAGCCTGCGCACTTCAGTTACGGCTGCGTCCGGGGCATGAACAGGAAGACAAAGAAGCTGCTTTCCGAGCCGGACACTGGAACTTGCCCCATGTCGGATCAACCGTCATCACAACGAGACGGTCAGTCCGGCATGGGGCAACGCCACAACGGCCTCCGGACGTCACAGGCGCCGAAGGTGCGGCGCTGCCCTGCATCGAGTTGCTCCGGGCGAGGCCGGTCCCGGTGTACCCACAGATCACCGCGAACACGGCCCCCAGGGAGAAGAGGAAGACGTACGGCGCGCTGTTGTGGCGAAGGTGTGGTGCGTAGTGCGGCTACGGCGTGTGCGTCGGGGTCTCCGGCGTACGGCGACGTTCGGGGCTCGCGAGGTGAGCGACACGGTCCGCGGGAAGGGCGGGGGCGTGGTGGCCCCGTACCCCGGTCACCGGATGTGCGGCGAACAGGGCCCCGAGGACGGCTTCTTCGGTGGCCTCGGCAGCGGCCCGGAAGAACAGGTCCATGAGCGGTCCGTCCTCGGCCAGTGCCGAGGACGCGCGGATCGCATCCGAGGGCCGGTGCGGGATGCGGTGTGTCGTCGACCAGGCCAGCGCGTATTCGCCGCTGCCGTGCTGGACGATGCCACCGGTACGGGCCAGTCCGACCGTGGCACGCTTCGCGATGCGGCGCAGTTGGCGGGCGTCGGCCGGGGCGTCCGTGGCGAGCAGGACGACACACGAACCGGCGCCGCGTGCGAACTCTGCCTGTTCTTCCGCCTGTTGTGGGGTGAGGGACCGGCCCACCGGCGTGCCGAGCACGGTCAGGTCCTCGGCCACGCCGAAGTTGGCGAGGACCAGGGCGCCCAGGGTGAAGCATGAGCCGTCGCCCGCCTCCACGACACGGGAACTGGAGCCGATGCCGGCTTTCCAGCCGAAGGCCACCATCCCGGTGCCCGCGCCCACCGCCCCTTCGGGTACAGGACCGTCGGACGCCGCCCGCAGCGCCTCCAGAACATGCTGCGGGCGCACGTGCAGGCCCCGGATGTCGTTGAGCCAGCCGTCGTTGCACTCGAAGACCGCCGGGTTGACGGTGCCTGTGGAGACTCCGATCTCGGGGTGCTCGTCCAGCGAATGCCGGGCCAGCCCCTCGAAGGCGGCGCCGACACCGAGTGTGTTCGTGAGCGCCAATGGTGTCTCCAGGACACCGAGTTCGGCGATCTGGCTCAGGCCCGCGGCCTTCCCGAATCCGTTGACGACCTCCAGGCCGGCAGCCGGCTTCTCGCGGAACGCGGAGCCGGTCGCCGGGACGACGACCGTCACCCCGGTACGCACCGGGAGCTCCGCGTCGTCGTGATCGAGCGTCAGGTGTCCGACGCGGACGCCCGGTACATCGGTGAGGGAGTTCCACTGCCCGGGAGTCAGCACCCCTGGGGCGATGCCCAGGTCGCGAGGTCGAGACATACGCTTCACGGTACGGTGCGTTCCGTGCTGCGCGGCCCAGGAGCCTGCCCGCGGACATCCTCGGACTGCGCTGCGTGCATGTTCTGCAGCAACTGGATCTCCATCATGGCGAGATGAGCCTTCATCAGGCTCACCGCGAGATCCGCGTCGCCGTCCGCGACCGCCTCCGTCATCGCTTCGTGGTCCGCCAGCGAGGTCTTCGTGTGAGCGGTTCGTGAAGTGAGGCCGCTGCGCGGGACGATGACCTACTGCTGCACCAGCCACGCCTGCTCCGCGTCGCGCGGGCTGTGCGCCGTTTCCATCAGCGAGCGGTGGAAGTCCAGGTCCAGGTCGTACGGCAGTTTGCGCCCCGTCTCGCGGGCCTTGCGGGAACGCTCGCACACCTTGCGCAGGCGGGTCACCTCCTGCGGCCGGCGGTGGAGCGCCGCCATGCGTGCGGCCGCGCATTCGAGGGCCGAGCGCAGTTCGAAGTGCGACGCCACGTCCTCGGAGCGGGCGGCGAAGACCACAGCGCCCTTGTTGGGAACGTGGACGAGGAGGCCCTCGCTCACGAGCTGCCCGATGGCTTCGCGCAGCGGGCCGCGACTGATGCCCGGATCGCGGGCGATCTCCACCTCGTCGAGGCGGGAGCCGGGCGGTAGCGCGCCGGTGAGGATCTGCTCGCGCAGCATCCCCCCGGCTTGTCCCGCCAGACCGCGGTGGACCAGTCCGGTCACGGGAACCTCCAAGCGGCGAAGGGCCGGTGGCATGCGCCGGCCGGCCCGATGACGGGGCTGCTTCACCATGGCGATGCAGCCCCGTCATCGGGCCGGCCGGGAAGGGACTGCTGCGACCAGACCGTCTTGCCGCGTGCGGCGTAGCGCGTGCCCCAGCGGTGGCTCATGCTCATCACGAGATACAGCCCTCGGCCGCCCTCGTCGGTGTCGTGGGCACGGCGCATGTGTGGCGAGGTGTTGCTTCCGTCGGTGACCTCGCACGTGAGATGCCGGTCCCGGATGAGCCGGAGACTCACCGGGCCCTCGCCGTATCGGATGGCATTCGTCACCAGCTCACTGATGATCAGTTCCGTTTGGAACGCCATGTCCTCCAGCCCCCAGGCAGCCAGCTGTCGTCCGGCGAGAGACCTCGCCGCGCCGACCACCGAGGGGTCGGACGGCAGGTCCCAGTGAGCCGCCTGGTCATCCGACAGGCCGCGGGCGCGTGCCAGGAGCATCACGGCGTCGTCGTCGGCCTGATCGTCGGCCAGGGCATGGGCGACGGCATCGGCCGTCTCGGACAGTGCGCGGTCCTGGTGGGTGAGAACCCGTCGGAGCGTGTCGGCCGCCTCCTCGCTGCCCGCGAGCAGTCCGTCGGTGTACAGGCAGAGGACGGCGCCGTCGTCGAGGCTGTGCGTGGCTGTCTCGTACGTGCCGTGGGCCGTGCCGAGCGCGGGGCCCGTGTCGACGTCCACGGTGGCGACTTCTCCTTCCGGCGAGACGAGCAGCGGGGCGGGGTGCCCGGCGGAGGCGAGGGTCAGGCGGCGCTTCACCGGGTCGTAAACGGCGTACGCGCAGGTGGCCACCCGTCCGCCGGCAGGGATGGCGCCATCGTGGCCCAACTCGTCGGCGATGTTCTCACTGGCGAGCCGGGCAGCGATCTCGTCGATATGGGTCAGCAACTCGTCCGGCTCCAGGTCGAGTTCGGCGAGCGTGCGCAAGGCGGTACGGAGGCGCCCCATCATGGCGGCGACCTCGATCCCGTGTCCGACGACCTCGCCGACGACGAGTCCGACCCGGGCTCCGGACAGTTCGATCACGTCGAACCAGTCCCCGCCCGCTCTCACGGGCAGGTACAGATGCGCCGTCTCGACGGTGGTCAGTTCCGGCGTACGGCTCGGCAGCAAATGCCGCTGGAGGGCCGTGGCCGTGTTCCGCTCCCGTGCGTAGCTCGACGCGTGGTCGATGCCGAGGGCAGCCCGGGAGGCGACCTGCACCACCAGATCGAGATCCTGCTGGGTGTACGGCTGGGGCCGCTCCGAGCGGTAGAGCGTGACGACACCGAGCACGGCATCGGGTACGACGAGGGGCACCGCCATCAGCGAGTGGACGCCCGCGGTGGGGAGTGCGCGGGCGTGCTCGGACAGCTCGGGGGGCCAGACCCCCTCGGTGTCCAGCCGCGAGACCAGGCGGGGCGTGGTGTCCTCGAGGCTCCGCGTGAAGGGGGTGGCGAGGGGCAGGGTCTCAAGAATCCTGTCTCGTTCGGCGGCATGTGCGTCGGGCCCGTTCAAATAGGCCGCCCGCCGCAGCGGTTCTCCGGCCTCGGCCGGTTCCCCACGGTGAGGCTCACCACGCAGTACCGCATCCAGGATGTGCACCGTCACCGCGTCGGCGAGGGCCGGCACCAGCACGCCCGCCAGTTCACGGGCCGTCGTCGTCGCGTCCAGCGTCGTGCCGACGGTCCGGCGAGTGTCGTAGAGGAGATCGAGCCGCGCCCGGGCCGCCTCACGTTCGGTCACGTCCTCGACCGCCATCAGCACACCGGGCTGCCCGTCAGCCGCGTCGTCCACGCGGAACATGGACACCGAGACCGTCAGGTCCTCGTCCGGTCGAGTGGCCGGCGTGCCCTTCAAGGTGTGCCGCAGCACGGACTGACCGGTGCGGAGCGTCTCCCGAACGAGGACACCGAGCTCCGTGGTGTCGAAGCCCGAACTCACCTCTTCGAGCGTCCGCCCGAGTACCCGCTCGGCGGCCATGCCGCGCAGCCCACGGGACGATGTGTTGTAGCGACGCACGCGCAGGTGTTCGTCGAGAAGGAAGAGGCCGAGCGGTGCCTGCGTGAACAAGGCCTCCAGCACGGCCGAGTCCGATGCTCTCGTGCCGAGGTAGGGGTCGGCGTCCGCCACGTGCGTCCCTTCTGTCCGGTTGTTTCAGCCCGGTTGAGTGGCTGTGCGCGGCGGCTCGTGTACGTGCCCGGCGAGGGCTTCGGGCGGCGATGGGTACATGCCCGGGACAGGCAGGAAGGCGCCTGAGACCGCTCCGGTGATTCGGCGGCCGAGGTGGACGGAGCAGCTCGCGTCGTTGTCGACGCTGACGAGAGTGTCCGGCGGTCCGGCGGGCGCGTCCGCGCGGCTCAAGACGCTGAACGGGGCCGCGGGAAGCGCTGAGGTCCCTGTGCAGGTGGACCACGCGGCCTGCCCCAGGTCGAGGCCGAGGGGGAAGCCGTCCAGGAACGGCTCGACCGCCGCTCCCCTGACTTCTTCGGCCATGCGCGCACCGCCTTCCTCGGACTCCCGTCCGCGCCATCCTCACCCCACCGGCCTCGCCCCGCCACCCGCGACCGGCCCCTCTCGACACGGTCGAGCACGGGCATCCGGCGGGACACCGAGGCGGGCCCGGTTCCGGGAGACCGCGCCGTGAGGGGTACACGAGCAGGGACCGTGCCGCGTCTTGACACCGACCACGACAACGGGTCGGAGCGAGCCTTCCACCTCCACTCGGACCGACGCCGCCTCACAGAGCAACCGAAGCCTGCACCCGAACCGTGCTGGAAACCGCCCCTGTTCACGAGATCGGGCCACGAACGGCGACCACCGAGTGCCTCACGAACGCCGACTCCGCCACCTGACCGCATCACACAGTGACTCTGTGTGAACACATATCGCCCGACAGTGCATCCACACTCATGACGATCCTGGGTCGATCCTGTGCATCTTTGCAGGCCGCGCCAGAGATTTCGGACGAGGCCACCCATCTCGCTGCCCAGCCCATCCTGACCCCGTGATAACACGTAGTAATCACATTCGAGGAGGCTACGACCGCATGGGTATCTTCAGCCGTCGCCAGAGCGCGACCATCGAGCCGACGCCTGCTGCCGGCCCCCGTACGCCCTTCCCGGGCGCCGAGACCACCGGCGCCGCGCTCGATCCCGCCCTTCGCGCACTGACCGGGCAATGGACCATCGACCGCCCGCACAGCCGCATCGGCTTCTCCGTACGACACGCCATGGTCACCACTGTGCGCGGCGCCTTCGCCGACTACGACAGCACCCTGTACTTCGACGGAGCCTGCCCCTCCCAGTCCCGGGCCGAAATCACCATCCGGGTCGCCAGCGTCGACACCGGCGTCGAACAGCGCGACGCCCACCTCATCGGCACCGACTTCTTCGACGCTCGCCGCTTCCCGGAGATGACCTTCCGCAGCACCTCCGCCACCCATGAAGGCGGAGAGAGCTTCCGCATGACGGGCGACCTGACCATCCGCCAAGTCACCCGCCCCGTCGAACTCCAACTCGACTACCTCGGCTCGGTAGTCGACCCCTTCGGCTACGAACGAGCCGGATTCGACGCCACCACCACCATCGACCGCACCCAATGGGGCCTCGTCTACAACCAACGCCTCGAGGCCGGCGGGACCATGGTGAGTGAGAAGGTCCGGCTGCAGTTCGACATCTCCGCGATCCGCGCCACCCCCCTCGCATAGCTGCACCACGCTGCACGAAAGGGCCCCGCTCCCCCACCACCACAGGTGGGAGGGCGACAAGCCCGAGGACCGTGGGGCGCGACCAACTGCCGGGCGGTCGCGCCTTCCTGGACGATCCCGCAGTCATCGGTCCGCCTGGGTAAGCCGGCCGGACACGGCACAGCGCCTGATCCGGCGCGCCGCGTGGCCGGCAATCCCCCGGTGAGCACGAACGCCGCAGCAACCATGCCTTCGCCCTGTGGATGCCTGCCCAACGCCGAAATCCTTCCCGCTACTCGGTTGGGCACCTGCCGGTTTCCCCACGCCGCTCGGCGACGCCGCCCGGCTCGGGAGCGTCCCCCGGATCCTGCGTGGCCTCTTGATGTGTTATCGGCTGGTGGTGAGGCGATCGGAGGGGACCGGGACCCTGGCCCGGTCCCGATCGGTGTGGTGTCCGGACGCACGCCCAGCAGACTTTCCGTCAGGTGAGGTCTTCCTGGTCGGCGATGATGTCGGTCTCGTACTGGTCGATGATGTGTTGTGGGGTGCGGCTGGTGTGGTGGGCGAGGTCGTTGATGGCGGTGGTGGCCCAGTTCGCCACCGACAGCGCCAAGGCCATCAACTGGTCATCGCCGTACGTACCTTTGACGCCCAGCAGGTAGGCGAGGCTGAGATACGGAACCAGTCGGGGTTCGCTCGCGTGGCCGGTGCCGGCGCGGAGCATCTCGATGGTGGTCCGGGTCGCTTGCTCGTGTTCCGGCAGCAGGCGCTGTCGCTCGACCTGCACATGGGCGATCATCTGGCGGCGTGCGAGCGGATCCACCCTGCGCCCCTTTCTGCGGGAGGTGTCGCTGGCGCGGTCATGGGGTGGCGCGCAGCAGGACAAGGGACCCGCTGTAGCTCGGGCGGCTGCGCAGGTGACCGAAGGCCTCGTCCCAGGTTCCCGAGCCCAGGGCGCGGCGCAGCGAGGTGTCGAAGTCCTGCCGGGCCCGGTCGTCGACGAAACTCCAGGCCGAGCAGGCTTGACGCGCCGCGGGGTCGAGGAGCATTTCGGGGCGGCCGTAGTACGCCTCGTTGAAGCCGTCGGTGCAGTCCAGCGGGATGGGGACGGGCTGGATCGTGGTGGTTCCGCCGAGCGCGGCCGTGAGCCGGTCCAGCGGCGGGTATCGGCGCGCCTCGGTGTCCAGGACATCGGGGGCGTACTCGTAGAGCCAGAAGTCGCGTACGCGCGCGGGGTCGCAGGTCAGGACGGCGACGGGGCCGCGGGTGACGCGTCGCATCTCGCGCAGCCCGGCCTCGACGTCGGACCACTGGTGAA encodes the following:
- a CDS encoding class I SAM-dependent methyltransferase, producing the protein MRTYDGSAGDVDYSAIGSLYASYRRPDERIAHVIAEALGDARTVLNVGAGTGSYESAAHSITAVEPSLAMRAQRPAELATAIDAVAEGLPFAEGQFDAAMTLFSVHQWSDVEAGLREMRRVTRGPVAVLTCDPARVRDFWLYEYAPDVLDTEARRYPPLDRLTAALGGTTTIQPVPIPLDCTDGFNEAYYGRPEMLLDPAARQACSAWSFVDDRARQDFDTSLRRALGSGTWDEAFGHLRSRPSYSGSLVLLRATP